In Lemur catta isolate mLemCat1 chromosome 1, mLemCat1.pri, whole genome shotgun sequence, one DNA window encodes the following:
- the CDH24 gene encoding cadherin-24: MWGLVRLLLAWLGGWGCMGHLAAPARAWARSQRHPGPALLRTRRSWVWNQFFVIEEYAGPEPVLIGKLHSDVDRGEGRTKYLLTGEGAGTVFVIDEATGNIHVTKSLDREEKAQYVLLAQAVDRASNRPLEPPSEFIIKVQDINDNPPIFPLGPYHATVPEMSNVGTSVIQVTAHDADDPSYGNSAKLVYTILDGLPFFSVDPQTGVVRTAIPNMDRETQEEFLVVIQAKDMGGHMGGLSGSTTVTVTLSDVNDNPPKFPQSLYQFSVVETAGPGTLVGRLRAQDPDLGDNALMAYSILDGEGSEAFSISTDSQGRDGLLTVRKPLDFETRRSYSFRVEATNTLIDPAYLRRGPFKDVASVRVAVQDAPEPPAFTQAAYLLAVPENKAPGTLVGQISAADLDSPASPIRYSILPHSDPERCFSIEPEDGTIHTAAPLDREAHVWHNLTVLATELDSSAQASRVQVAIQTLDENDNAPQLAEPYDTFVCDSAAPGQLIQVIRALDRDEDGNSSRVSFQGPLGPDANFTIRDNREDGSASLLLPSRPAPPRQAPYLVPIELWDWGQPSLSSTATVTVSVCRCRPDGSVASCRPEAQLSATGLSTGALLAIVTCVGALLALVVLFVALRRQKQEALMVLEEEDVRENIITYDDEGGGEEDTEAFDITALQNPDGAAPPAPGPPARRDVLPRARAPRQPRPPGPADVAQLLALRLREADEDPSVPPYDSVQVYGYEGRGSSCGSLSSLGSGSEAGGAPGPAEPLDDWGPLFRTLAELYGAKEPPGL; the protein is encoded by the exons ATGTGGGGCCTGGTGAGGCTTCTGCTGGCCTGGCTGGGTGGCTGGGGCTGCATGGGGCATCTGGCAGCCCCAGCCCGGGCCTGGGCCAGGTCCCAGAGGCACCCAGGCCCTGCACTGCTGCGGACCCGAAGGAGCTGGGTCTGGAACCAGTTTTTTGTCATTGAGGAATATGCCGGTCCAGAGCCTGTCCTCATTGGCAAG CTGCACTCGGATGTTGACCGGGGAGAGGGCCGCACCAAGTACCTGTTGACCGGGGAGGGGGCAGGTACCGTATTTGTGATTGACGAGGCCACAGGCAATATCCATGTCACCAAGAGTCTGGACCGGGAGGAGAAGGCACAATATGTGCTACTGGCCCAAGCTGTGGACCGAGCCTCCAACCGGCCCCTGGAGCCGCCATCAGAGTTCATCATCAAAGTGCAAGACATCAATGACAATCCACCCATTTTTCCCCTCGGGCCCTACCACGCCACAGTGCCAGAGATGTCTAATGTTG GGACATCAGTAATCCAGGTGACTGCTCATGATGCCGATGACCCCAGCTATGGGAACAGTGCCAAGCTGGTGTACACCATTCTGGATGGACTGCCTTTCTTCTCTGTGGACCCCCAGACTG GAGTGGTGCGGACAGCCATCCCCAACATGGACCGGGAAACACAGGAGGAGTTTTTGGTGGTGATCCAGGCCAAGGACATGGGCGGCCACATGGGGGGGCTGTCGGGCAGCACTACGGTGACCGTCACCCTCAGTGATGTCAACGACAACCCCCCCAAGTTCCCTCAGA GCCTGTATCAGTTCTCTGTGGTGGAGACAGCTGGGCCTGGCACGCTGGTGGGCCGGCTTCGGGCCCAAGACCCAGACCTGGGGGACAACGCCCTTATGGCATACAGCATCCTGGACGGTGAGGGGTCTGAGGCCTTCAGCATCAGCACAGACTCCCAGGGACGAGACGGGCTCCTCACTGTCCGCAAG CCACTAGACTTCGAGACCCGTCGCTCCTACTCCTTCCGCGTGGAGGCCACCAACACACTCATCGACCCAGCCTATCTGCGGCGAGGGCCCTTCAAGGATGTGGCCTCTGTGCGTGTGGCTGTGCAGGATGCCCCAGAGCCCCCTGCCTTTACCCAGGCCGCCTACCTCCTGGCTGTGCCTGAGAACAAGGCTCCTGGGACCCTGGTGGGCCAGATCTCAGCTGCTGACCTGGACTCCCCTGCCAGTCCCATCAG ATATTCCATCCTCCCCCACTCGGACCCGGAGCGCTGCTTCTCTATTGAGCCTGAAGACGGCACCATCCACACAGCCGCGCCCCTGGACCGTGAGGCTCATGTCTGGCACAACCTCACCGTGCTGGCCACAGAGCTCG ACAGCTCTGCACAGGCCTCCCGAGTGCAAGTGGCCATCCAGACCCTGGATGAAAATGACAATGCTCCACAGCTGGCTGAGCCCTATGACACCTTTGTGTGTGATTCTGCAGCCCCTGGCCAG CTGATTCAGGTCATCCGGGCCCTGGACAGAGACGAAGATGGCAACAGTAGCCGTGTCTCCTTTCAAGGTCCCCTGGGCCCTGATGCCAACTTTACTATCCGAGATAACCGAG AAG ATGGCTCTGCCAGCCTGCTGCTGCCCTCCCGCCCTGCTCCGCCCCGCCAGGCCCCCTACCTGGTTCCCATAGAACTGTGGGACTGGGGGCAACCCTCACTGAGCAGCACTGCCACAGTGACTGTCAGCGTGTGCCGCTGCCGGCCTGATGGTTCTGTGGCATCCTGCCGGCCCGAGGCTCAGCTCTCAGCCACTGGGCTCAGCACTGGTGCCCTGCTTGCCATCGTCACCTGTGTGGGTGCCCTGCTTG CCCTGGTGGTGCTCTTCGTGGCCTTGCGGCGGCAGAAGCAGGAAGCGCTGATggtcctggaggaggaggatgtcCGGGAGAACATCATCACCTACGACGACGAGGGCGGCGGCGAGGAGGACACGGAGGCCTTTGACATCACGGCCCTGCAGAACCCCGACGGGGCGGCCCCGCCGGCGCCTGGCCCCCCAGCGCGCCGCGATGTGCTGCCCCGGGCCCGGGCGCCGCGCCAGCCCAGGCCACCGGGCCCTGCAGACGTGGCGCAGCTCCTCGCACTGCGGCTCCGCGAGGCGGACGAGGACCCCAGCGTGCCCCCGTACGACTCGGTGCAGGTGTACGGCTACGAGGGCCGGGGCTCCTCCTGCGGCTCCCTCAGCTCCCTGGGCTCCGGCAGCGAAGCCGGTGGCGCCCCCGGCCCCGCAGAGCCGCTGGACGACTGGGGTCCGCTCTTCCGCACCCTGGCCGAGCTGTATGGGGCCAAGGAGCCCCCGGGCCTCTGA
- the PSMB11 gene encoding proteasome subunit beta type-11 translates to MALQDVCKWQAPDTQRPSPHLPQSGGWVVPRGCDPRAFLQTHGPRLAHGTTTLAFRFRHGVIAAADTRSSCGSYVACPASCKVIPVHRHLLGTTSGTSADCATWYRVLQRELRLRALREGQLPSVASAAKLLSAMMSRYRGLDLCVATALCGWDCSGPALFYVYSDGTRLQGDIFSVGSGSPYAYGVLDRGYRYDMTTQEAYALARCAVAHATHRDAYSGGSVDLFHVRESGWEYVSRNDACVLYTELQKLREPEPEEEASQAHPEPATTHRAEEDGELSAGAGEVAPGDSRMPAGTEML, encoded by the coding sequence ATGGCTCTGCAGGATGTGTGCAAGTGGCAGGCGCCGGACACCCAGAGACCATCACCTCACTTGCCTCAGTCTGGTGGCTGGGTTGTGCCCCGGGGCTGTGACCCTCGAGCCTTCCTACAGACCCATGGCCCCCGGCTGGCTCACGGCACCACCACCCTGGCCTTCCGCTTCCGTCACGGAGTCATAGCTGCGGCCGACACACGTTCCTCCTGTGGCAGCTACGTGGCATGTCCAGCCTCATGCAAGGTCATCCCTGTGCACCGGCACCTCCTGGGTACCACCTCTGGCACCTCCGCTGACTGTGCCACATGGTATCGGGTGCTACAGCGGGAGCTTCGGCTTCGGGCACTGAGGGAGGGTCAGCTGCCCAGCGTGGCCAGCGCTGCCAAGCTCTTGTCAGCCATGATGTCCCGCTACCGGGGGCTGGATCTGTGTGTGGCCACTGCCCTCTGTGGCTGGGACTGCTCTGGTCCCGCCCTCTTCTATGTCTATAGTGATGGCACCCGCCTGCAGGGGGACATCTTCTCGGTGGGCTCTGGATCTCCCTATGCCTATGGCGTGCTAGACCGTGGCTACCGCTATGACATGACCACCCAGGAAGCCTATGCCCTAGCTCGATGCGCTGTGGCCCATGCCACCCACCGCGATGCCTATTCAGGGGGTTCTGTAGACCTTTTCCATGTGCGGGAGAGTGGATGGGAGTATGTGTCACGCAACGATGCCTGTGTGCTGTACACGGAGCTGCAGAAGCTCCGGGAGCCAGAGCCAGAGGAGGAGGCCAGCCAGGCCCATCCTGAGCCTGCCACTACCCACAGAGCTGAGGAAGATGGAGAACTCTCTGCGGGAGCCGGGGAGGTGGCACCAGGAGACTCCAGGATGCCAGCAGGGACTGAGATGCTGTGA
- the PSMB5 gene encoding proteasome subunit beta type-5 — protein sequence MALASVLERPLPVNQRGFFGLGGRADLLDLGPGSPSDGLSLVAPSWGVPEEPGIEMLHGTTTLAFKFRHGVIVAADSRATAGAYIASQTVKKVIEINPYLLGTMAGGAADCSFWERLLARQCRIYELRNKERISVAAASKLLANMVYQYKGMGLSMGTMICGWDKRGPGLYYVDSEGNRISGATFSVGSGSVYAYGVMDRGYSYDLEVEDAYDLARRAIYQATYRDAYSGGAVNLYHVREDGWIRVSSDNVADLHDKYSESTA from the exons ATGGCGCTGGCCAGCGTGTTGGAGAGGCCGCTACCGGTGAACCAGCGCGGGTTTTTCGGACTCGGGGGTCGTGCGGATCTGCTGGATCTGGGCCCAGGGAGTCCCAGTGATGGGCTGAGCCTGGTAGCGCCCAGCTGGGGTGTCCCAGAGGAGCCGGGAATCGAAATGCTTCATGGAACCACCACTCTGGCCTTCAAG TTCCGCCACGGAGTCATAGTTGCCGCCGACTCCAGGGCTACAGCAGGTGCTTACATTGCCTCCCAGACAGTGAAGAAGGTGATAGAGATCAACCCCTACCTGCTGGGCACCATGGCTGGGGGTGCAGCAGATTGCAGCTTCTGGGAGCGGCTGTTGGCTAGGCAATGTCGAATCTACGAGCTTCGAAATAAGGAACGCATCTCGGTAGCAGCTGCCTCCAAGCTGCTTGCCAACATGGTGTATCAGTATAAAGGCATGGGGCTGTCCATGGGCACCATGATCTGTGGCTGGGATAAGAGAGGCCCTG GCCTCTACTACGTGGACAGTGAAGGCAACCGGATCTCGGGGGCCACTTTCTCTGTGGGTTCTGGCTCTGTGTATGCTTATGGGGTCATGGATCGGGGCTACTCCTATGACCTGGAAGTGGAGGATGCCTATGATCTGGCCCGTCGAGCCATCTACCAAGCCACCTACAGAGATGCCTACTCAGGAGGCGCAGTCAACCTCTACCATGTGCGGGAGGATGGCTGGATCCGAGTCTCCAGTGACAATGTAGCTGATCTACATGACAAGTATAGTGAATCAACTGCCTGA